A region of Streptomyces deccanensis DNA encodes the following proteins:
- a CDS encoding NAD-dependent epimerase/dehydratase family protein — protein sequence MRVLVTGGAGFIGSHVVDVLAEGGHEPVVFDVAVDPGSDVRDRRAVDQALDGVDAVCHQAAMVGPGTGFADAPEYVSRNDLGTAELLAAMADAGVRRLVLAGSMVVYGEGRYECGRHGVVRPGPRALDDLAAARFEPLCPVCGDALAPGLVGEDAPVDPRNVYATTKLAQEHLAAAWARTTGGSAVSLRYHNVYGPRMSRDTPYAGVASFFRSALAHGRAPRVFEDGRQRRDFVHVRDVAGANVMALEADVRPGALTAYNTGSGEPRTVGEMAAALADAYGGPEPVVTGEYRLGDVRHITADSSRLRSELGWKPEVGFTEGMREFTQAGMRDA from the coding sequence ATGCGTGTACTGGTCACCGGCGGTGCCGGGTTCATCGGGTCCCATGTCGTGGATGTGCTGGCGGAGGGCGGGCACGAGCCCGTCGTGTTCGATGTGGCCGTGGACCCGGGCTCGGACGTACGGGACCGGCGGGCGGTCGACCAGGCGTTGGACGGGGTGGACGCCGTGTGCCACCAGGCGGCGATGGTAGGGCCGGGCACCGGCTTCGCGGACGCGCCGGAGTACGTCTCCCGCAACGACCTCGGTACGGCTGAGCTGCTGGCCGCCATGGCCGACGCGGGGGTGCGGCGGCTGGTGCTGGCGGGGTCGATGGTCGTGTACGGGGAGGGTCGGTACGAGTGCGGCCGGCACGGCGTGGTGCGGCCCGGGCCCCGCGCGCTCGACGATCTCGCCGCGGCCCGCTTCGAACCGCTGTGCCCGGTGTGCGGGGACGCATTGGCGCCGGGGCTGGTGGGGGAGGACGCGCCGGTCGACCCGCGCAATGTGTACGCCACGACCAAGCTCGCCCAGGAGCATCTGGCGGCGGCATGGGCGCGAACGACGGGCGGGTCGGCGGTGTCGTTGCGCTACCACAACGTGTACGGGCCCCGGATGTCCCGCGACACCCCCTATGCAGGGGTGGCCTCCTTCTTCCGCTCGGCGCTGGCGCACGGCCGGGCGCCCCGGGTGTTCGAGGACGGTCGGCAGCGGCGGGACTTCGTCCACGTACGGGACGTGGCCGGTGCCAACGTCATGGCTCTGGAGGCCGATGTGCGGCCCGGGGCGCTCACGGCGTACAACACCGGCAGCGGTGAGCCGCGCACGGTCGGGGAGATGGCGGCGGCGCTGGCCGACGCGTACGGCGGTCCGGAGCCCGTCGTGACCGGGGAGTACCGGCTCGGGGACGTACGGCACATCACGGCGGACTCGTCGCGGCTGCGCTCGGAGCTGGGGTGGAAACCGGAGGTCGGGTTCACGGAGGGCATGCGGGAGTTCACGCAGGCCGGGATGCGGGACGCGTAG
- a CDS encoding DM13 domain-containing protein: MGRGRLGPLAVGVLAVLVAGVGVGLYWFQPWKLWQDETVTESLPVVAEPTGTPAATPDTASSPSPSAPVSGPVTLASGDLISHEHTTSGSVKLVRLADGAHVVRLENLDTSNGPDLRVWLTDAPVKEGRAGWHVFDDGAYVSLGKLKGNKGSQNYAVPENVDLSRYSSVSIWCDRFDVSFGAAELADA, encoded by the coding sequence ATGGGGCGCGGGCGGTTGGGGCCTTTGGCCGTAGGGGTGTTGGCGGTCTTGGTCGCGGGGGTGGGCGTCGGCCTGTACTGGTTCCAGCCGTGGAAGCTCTGGCAGGACGAGACGGTGACGGAGTCCCTGCCCGTCGTCGCGGAGCCCACCGGAACTCCGGCTGCGACCCCTGACACGGCGTCGTCACCCTCCCCGTCGGCACCGGTCTCCGGACCCGTGACGCTGGCGAGTGGTGATCTGATCAGCCACGAACACACGACCTCGGGCAGCGTGAAGCTCGTACGGCTCGCCGACGGCGCGCATGTGGTCCGGCTGGAGAACCTCGACACCAGCAACGGCCCCGATCTGCGCGTGTGGCTGACCGACGCACCGGTGAAGGAGGGGCGGGCCGGCTGGCACGTCTTCGACGACGGCGCATACGTCAGCCTCGGCAAGCTCAAGGGCAACAAGGGCAGCCAGAATTACGCCGTGCCCGAGAACGTCGACCTATCTCGCTACAGCAGTGTCAGTATCTGGTGCGACCGCTTCGACGTCTCCTTCGGCGCCGCCGAACTGGCCGACGCCTGA